One Ornithorhynchus anatinus isolate Pmale09 chromosome 2, mOrnAna1.pri.v4, whole genome shotgun sequence DNA segment encodes these proteins:
- the SGF29 gene encoding SAGA-associated factor 29, with translation MALVSADSRIAELLTELHQLIKQTQEERSRSEHNLVNIQKTHERMQTENKISPYYRTKLRGLYTTAKADAEAECNILRKALDKIAEIKSLLEERRIAAKIAGLYNDSEPPRKTMRRGVLMTLLQQSAMTLPLWIGKPGDKPPPLCGAIPASGDYVAKPGDKVAARVKAVDGDEQWILAEVVTYSHATNKYEVDDIDEEGKERHTLSRRRIIPLPQWKANPETDPEALFQKDQLVLALYPQTTCFYRALIHTPPQRPQDDYSVLFEDTSYPDGYSPPLNVAQRYVVACKEPKKK, from the exons ATGGCTCTGGTGTCAGCTGACTCCCGCATCGCTGAGCTCCTCACTGAGCTGCATCAGCTGATCAAGCAAACCCAG GAGGAGCGCTCCCGGAGTGAACACAACCTGGTCAACATCCAGAAGACCCACGAGAGGATGCAGACGGAGAACAAGA TCTCCCCCTATTACCGGACAAAGCTGCGAGGTCTCTATACCACCGCAAAGGCTGATGCAGAGGCAGAGTGCAA CATCTTGCGCAAAGCCCTGGATAAAATTGCTGAGATAAAATCCCTCCTGGAAGAGAGGCGTATCG CGGCGAAGATCGCGGGACTGTACAATGACTCCGAACCACCGCGGAAAACCATGCGCCGGGGCGTGCTGATGACTCTGCTGCAGCAGTCGGCCATGACCCTGCCCCTCTGGATCGGGAAGCCCGGGGACAa gcccccgccACTGTGCGGCGCCATCCCTGCCTCCGGGGACTACGTGGCCAAGCCCGGGGACAAGGTGGCCGCCCGGGTGAAGGCCGTGGACGGCGACGAGCAGTGGATCCTGGCCGAGGTGGTCACCTACAGCCACGCCACCAACAA GTACGAGGTGGACGACATCGATGAAGAAGGCAAAGA ACGGCACACCCTGAGCCGCCGCCGCATCATCCCGCTGCCCCAGTGGAAGGCCAACCCCGAGACAGACCCGGAGGCCCTCTTCCAGAAGGACCAGCTGGTGTTGGCGCTCTACCCGCAGACCACCTGCTTCTACCGGGCCCTCATCCACACCCCTCCGCAGCGG CCTCAAGATGACTACTCGGTCCTGTTTGAAGACACCTCCTATCCCGACGGCTACTCCCCTCCTCTCAACGTGGCCCAGAGATACGTGGTGGCCTGCAAGGAGCCCAAGAAGAAGTGA
- the SULT1A gene encoding sulfotransferase SULT1A: protein MELSPDTSRPPVVRVNGIPLIKYFAENLGALESLRVQPSDLLVSTYPKSGTTWVSEILDMIYQGGDLEKCQRAPVFLRVPFLEFSIPGMPSGMETLKDTPSPRLLKTHLPLALLPKVLLDQKVKVIYIARNAKDVAVSYYHFYRMAKVHPDPGTWETFLEAFKAGQVCYGSWYQHVQDWWELRKQQPVLYLFFEDIKEDPKREIRKIMEFIDQPVSEEILDRIVQETSFKKMKQNPMTNYSSVPSHIMDHEVSPFMRKGTPGDWKNHFTVAQNELFDVDYAEKMAGSELHFRTEL, encoded by the exons ATGGAACTGTCTCCGGACACGTCGCGCCCACCCGTGGTACGGGTCAACGGCATCCCTCTCATCAAATACTTCGCTGAGAACTTGGGGGCACTGGAGAGCTTGCGGGTCCAGCCCAGTGACCTCCTTGTCTCCACCTACCCCAAATCCG GCACCACGTGGGTGAGCGAAATCCTCGACATGATCTACCAGGgaggagacctagagaagtgccAACGAGCGCCTGTCTTCTTACGGGTGCCATTTCTGGAGTTCAGCATCCCGGGGATGCCCTCAG gcATGGAGACCTTGAAGGACACTCCCTCCCCACGTCTACTCAAGACACACCTGCCCTTGGCCTTGCTCCCCAAGGTCTTGCTGGATCAGAAGGTCAAG GTCATCTACATAGCTCGAAACGCCAAGGACGTGGCCGTGTCCTACTACCATTTCTATCGAATGGCTAAAGTGCACCCCGATCCGGGCACTTGGGAGACCTTTCTAGAGGCATTTAAAGCCGGGCAAG TTTGTTACGGGTCCTGGTACCAGCACGTCCAAGACTGGTGGGAACTGAGGAAGCAGCAACCGGTCCTCTACCTCTTCTTCGAAGACATAAAGGAG GATCCTAAGCGGGAGATCAGAAAGATCATGGAGTTCATAGACCAGCCTGTCTCGGAGGAGATATTGGATCGGATTGTCCAGGAGACATCCTTCAAGAAGATGAAGCAGAATCCCATGACCAACTACAGCTCTGTCCCTTCTCATATCATGGACCACGAGGTCTCCCCCTTTATGAGGAAAG GCACCCCCGGGGACTGGAAGAACCACTTCACGGTGGCCCAGAATGAACTGTTCGATGTCGACTACGCAGAGAAAATGGCGGGCTCGGAGCTGCACTTCCGCACCGAGCTGTGA